In Delphinus delphis unplaced genomic scaffold, mDelDel1.2 scaffold_399, whole genome shotgun sequence, the genomic stretch ACCCGCGGTCTAGATAGGAGCCTCCCCCCTCCACCGCCATCAGACGCAGGCTCCCCGATCCGAGCCCTACTTACACCGGAGCCCACCATCCGAACCCCTTTAACAGACCCGTGTGCTCCGTGCTGAGCTTCCTTAGAGCGgaggccccacctccaccccaaacaCTCTGAGATCAATCCAGTGGAACTGAACGTTTTGCCCCCTTCCTGGAGTTGCAGTCCTGGCCTCTGAGACCTCCAGCGCTCCAGTTCGAGCCTCACCTAGCCCGAAGACCCCCACCCCATACACCTTGAGCGCTCCTGTATGAGCCCAACCTAGACCTGAATCAGCTGAATCCCCCCACCGGCACTTAGAGGGTCCCTGGGATTCATTTTCCCAGAGCTTCCAGCGGTCCCCGTTTGTCTCAGCCCTCTCATGTCATTCTCCTCCCCACCGTCCTGGCCCCCTGCTCCAGGCATTAAATTCAGGCgctttatttctccctctctcaacGCATCTCCTATGGGACTCTTTGGACTCAGGCCCGCCAGTGCACCCCTTGTTCAAATCCGGCCGCTGGGCCGGGGAGCCTGCCTGTCCTAAACTCCCCTTTCAGTGTAGGGACTCCTCCGACCTCCTCTATCCTTCTCTTAGGGCTCTGTCTCTGAGGGAATCTACCCCAGCAGCCTtcactcccccacccaccccgaccTTATACTGCCTGGTAACCTGATGATTGCAGCTCCCCACTTCCTGAGAGATCCGGCCTCCTGCTGggtcctgcccccctccccctgaaGAGGCCTCCCCGTCCCTCTCAGGCTGAGCTCTCTTCTCCTTGGGACCCCCAGCATGGCTGAGGGAAGCTACCACAAAGAATCTGAAGGGTACAACGTTGAAGACATGGACGAGGGTAGTGATGAAGTCGGGGAGGAAGACATGGTTGAAGGCAACGACTATGAAGAATTTGGTGCTTTTGGAGGCTACGGAGCCCTCACCAGCTTTGACATCCGTATCCTCAGAGCCTTTGGGAGCTTGGGTCCAGGCTTTCGCATCTTAGCGGTGAGGCCCCTTGTCGGCCACCTGCTAGCCCTGGGCCTTCCCTCCTGCGACgtcagggaggatgggaggagggggtgggtgaAGGCTGGAGTTGAATGGGGAAGGACTGCCCAGCTTCACCAAACCTTCCCTCTCCTGCTGGGAGAAGGGGGATTTGGGAGGGTCTGGGGGCTGGTCGGGGGCTGGCCAGCACAGGGCGAGTGTGTACAGCTGTCTGccttgccctcccctccctggtcTTGCAGAATGAGCCCTGGGAACTTGAAAACCCTATGCTGGCCAGGACTCTGCTGGAGGCATTTCGGATGGATCCAGAAACACTTGCCAACGAGCCGGCTGCCCGTGCTGCCAACGTAGCCCGGGCCGCCTCCTCTAACCAAGCTGCTcgggccgctgctgctgctgcccgtGCCACCTACCATCAGGTGGTCGCTAACCACTCAGTGGCCACAGACCAGGGCTCAGGAGGCGATACCCAGCCCATGACATCCGCTGCCGAGGCTCAGGCAGCCACCCTTGAGACAAGCCTTGCTTCTCCGCACAGCTCCCAGATGCTAGTCAAGAGCGAGATGGCCACCCCCGGGGCTCCAGCAAGGTCCACGCAGCCCCAGACATCCTCCCGGGCCCAGGAGGCTGCTGCCGAGGGCCCTAGTACGGCCTGTGCTTTCTCCCAGGCCCCACGTGCCAGTGAGATGGATGCCACCCGGCCCAAAACAGCCTTCCTGGGTCAGAACGATGTCTTTGATTTCACCCAGCCGGCAGGTGTCAGTGGCATGGCCTTCCCACGCCCCAAGAGACCTGCCCCGGCCCAAGAGGCTGCCACAGAGGGCCCCAGTGCTGCCTCCGGGGGGCCCCAGGCAGCCTCTGCCGGGGAGGGGGCAGCCACCCGGCCAAAGACGACCAAGTCTGGGAAGGCTCTCGCCAAGACTCGGTGGGTGGAGCCTCAGAATGTTGTGGCAGCAGCTGCTGCCAAGGCCAAGATGGCCACGAGCATCCCTGAGCCTGAGGGTGCAGCTGCCACCTCTCAGCAGAGTGcggagccctgggccaggatggGAGGCAAGAGGACAAAGAAGGTGAGACCTCCCTGCTGTCTCCAACCCCCCTTGCTCCCCTGCTTTCTGggccctctcctctctgcctcctcctctccctccccgcatcccctcccttcccctcccctctccttccctctccttccctcccctcttctctcagCTTGTGCATGTTTCTCCAAGACAGGTTAACCAGCATGTTTTTACTCCACGTAGTCCCTACCCTCAGGCCTGGAGGGAGAAGCGGttggctcagtgcctggcacttagtaagcaCTCGGCACGTGTCATCCGCTGTTCCTACCACCCTTATCTCCAAGTACCTGCTCTGGTTAAgatgtgtgccaggtgcttttgCACGGGTAGCCTGGTAGCCCTGAGTCTCTCCTCTGTCTAATGGTACAGTCCAAGCACCTGGATGACGAATATGAGAGCAGCGAGGAGGAGAGAGAGCCTCCTGCGGTCCCACCGACCTGGAGGGCATCGCAGCCCCCACTGACAACTGTGCGGCCTCAGATGGCCCCTCGGCCCCCCATGGCCCTGAGGTCCCAGGTACCCTCAAGGCACGTACTGTGCTTGCCACCCCGCAATGTGACCCTTCTGCAAGAGAGGGTAAGAAGcctgcccttcccccatctcGCTCCTCTCCTCCCTTGCGGGCCTGTTCTTTGAGGTCGCCCACGCCTTGG encodes the following:
- the LOC132419358 gene encoding melanoma-associated antigen D4 isoform X1, which encodes MAEGSYHKESEGYNVEDMDEGSDEVGEEDMVEGNDYEEFGAFGGYGALTSFDIRILRAFGSLGPGFRILANEPWELENPMLARTLLEAFRMDPETLANEPAARAANVARAASSNQAARAAAAAARATYHQVVANHSVATDQGSGGDTQPMTSAAEAQAATLETSLASPHSSQMLVKSEMATPGAPARSTQPQTSSRAQEAAAEGPSTACAFSQAPRASEMDATRPKTAFLGQNDVFDFTQPAGVSGMAFPRPKRPAPAQEAATEGPSAASGGPQAASAGEGAATRPKTTKSGKALAKTRWVEPQNVVAAAAAKAKMATSIPEPEGAAATSQQSAEPWARMGGKRTKKSKHLDDEYESSEEEREPPAVPPTWRASQPPLTTVRPQMAPRPPMALRSQVPSRHVLCLPPRNVTLLQERANKLVKYLMIKDYKKIPIKRSDMLKDVIREYDEHFPEIIERATYTLEKKFGIHLKEIDKEEHLYILVCTRDSSARLLGKTKDTPRLSLLLVILGVIFMNGNRASEAVLWEALRKMGLRPGVRHPFLGDLRKLITEDFVKQKYLEYKKIPNSSPPEYEFLWGLRARHETSKMRVLRFIAQYQNRDPREWRAHFLEAVDDAFKTMDVDMAEEHARAQMRAQMNIGEEALIGRWSWDDIQVELLTWDEDGDFGDAWSRIPFAFWARYHQYILNSNRANRRGTWRAGVSSGTNGAASTSMLDGPSTSSTIRTRNAARTSASFFSWIQQR
- the LOC132419358 gene encoding melanoma-associated antigen D4 isoform X2, with translation MAEGSYHKESEGYNVEDMDEGSDEVGEEDMVEGNDYEEFGAFGGYGALTSFDIRILRAFGSLGPGFRILANEPWELENPMLARTLLEAFRMDPETLANEPAARAANVARAASSNQAARAAAAAARATYHQVVANHSVATDQGSGGDTQPMTSAAEAQAATLETSLASPHSSQMLVKSEMATPGAPARSTQPQTSSRAQEAAAEGPSTACAFSQAPRASEMDATRPKTAFLGQNDVFDFTQPAGVSGMAFPRPKRPAPAQEAATEGPSAASGGPQAASAGEGAATRPKTTKSGKALAKTRWVEPQNVVAAAAAKAKMATSIPEPEGAAATSQQSAEPWARMGGKRTKKSKHLDDEYESSEEEREPPAVPPTWRASQPPLTTVRPQMAPRPPMALRSQVPSRHVLCLPPRNVTLLQERANKLVKYLMIKDYKKIPIKRSDMLKDVIREYDEHFPEIIERATYTLEKKFGIHLKEIDKEEHLYILVCTRDSSARLLGKTKDTPRLSLLLVILGVIFMNGNRASEAVLWEALRKMGLRPGVRHPFLGDLRKLITEDFVKQKYLEYKKIPNSSPPEYEFLWGLRARHETSKMRVLRFIAQYQNRDPREWRAHFLEAVDDAFKTMDVDMAEEHARAQMRAQMNIGEEALIGRWSWDDIQVELLTWDEDGDFGDAWSRIPFAFWARYHQYILNSNRANRRGTWRAGVSSGTNGAASTSMLDGPSTSSTIRTRNAARTSASFFSWIQ